The Rhopalosiphum maidis isolate BTI-1 chromosome 1, ASM367621v3, whole genome shotgun sequence genome has a segment encoding these proteins:
- the LOC113549675 gene encoding uncharacterized protein LOC113549675 — MGASEALEEFPPPAVPDDGSPRRREQQPQEQNQQHEDGNDAHDDEDVLTIEQARTVIKQLRDRCRFQTHQTLLWRKKAKIQEERLKQMSSEYGSRLESLTSDLLLFESRLSRKQRAISELLDQREAIIERQQHAIRCLHSRLADFGVTASVPGCCGGGGVGGGGGPTSDDGNVDDSDSAVIMEEDESGNSQEDASEQSSHSRMDRRRTSVTSASDCSADGRLPTEDGRETDGRGAENETATTYNRVMSNHRSVTKPKDVKYKRINKAKSKSLEELRGRLKNWVDRGQRMSLTVDPTYG; from the exons ATGGGCGCCTCAGAGGCACTGGAAGAATTTCCGCCGCCCGCGGTCCCGGACGACGGGTCTCCACGGCGGCGGGAACAGCAGCCGCAGGAGCAGAATCAGCAGCACGAAGACGGAAATGATGCACACGACGATGAAGACGTGTTGACCATCGAACAGGCTCGGACCGTGATAAAACAGCTGCGAGACAGATGCCGGTTCCAGACACACCAGACGCTGTTGTGGAGGAAAAAAGCCAAAATACAG GAAGAACGGCTGAAGCAGATGAGTTCAGAGTACGGGTCCCGGCTGGAGTCGTTGACTTCGGACCTGCTGTTGTTTGAGTCTCGGCTGAGCCGCAAGCAGCGGGCCATCAGCGAGCTGCTAGACCAGCGCGAGGCGATCATCGAGCGGCAACAGCACGCTATCAGGTGTTTGCACTCGAGGCTTGCCGACTTCGGCGTGACCGCATCGGTGCCAGGATGCTGTGGAGGTGGTGGCGTAGGCGGCGGTGGTGGTCCGACGTCCGACGACGGCAACGTGGACGACAGCGACAGCGCCGTGATCATGGAGGAGGACGAGTCGGGCAACAGCCAGGAAGACGCGTCCGAACAGTCATCGCATTCGCGGATGGACCGGCGGAGGACTTCGGTGACGTCGGCGTCGGACTGCTCGGCGGACGGTCGTCTGCCGACGGAAGACGGACGGGAGACGGACGGCCGAGGTGCCGAGAACGAGACTGCGACCACGTACAATCGGGTGATGAGCAACCACCGGTCGGTGACCAAACCGAAGGACGTCAAATACAAGCGCATCAATAAGGCCAAGTCCAAGTCTCTGGAAGAACTCCGGGGCCGACTGAAGAACTGGGTGGACCGCGGACAGCGCATGTCGCTCACAGTCGACCCCACGTACGGGTGA